A single region of the Geobacillus subterraneus genome encodes:
- a CDS encoding CapA family protein: MNLVVRRRNAALAFLLSLFLFSCSNVPERGAQEVLAARNGAVKTAAMHPPLPGPADKAAVALASAKRAAPNEVRITVSAAGDVTLGRDENYGYAYSFDDEAKRHGLRYFTKYIEPIFKNDDFTTVNLETTLTTATRKASKTFRFRGHPSYAKILTYGGIDAVNLANNHTYDYLQKGYEDTIANLKKEKVGYFGRTLRLMKTVKGIQIGALGYEGWSNTSTLRKQIAGDIRALRNQGADLVLVHFHWGVERSYVPNSTQKALGRFAIDSGADLVVGHHPHVVQGIEEYKGKFIVYSLGNFLFGGNKNPSDKDTFVFQQTFSFQNGKRTAKKEIRVIPFRISSVTIRNNYQPMPLTGKEANRVKGKIISLSAKMKKPTWTAYEVK; encoded by the coding sequence ATGAACTTGGTTGTTAGGAGAAGAAACGCAGCACTTGCATTTCTTTTGTCATTATTTTTATTTTCATGCAGCAACGTACCTGAACGCGGCGCCCAAGAAGTGTTAGCGGCGCGGAACGGGGCGGTGAAGACGGCGGCTATGCATCCGCCGCTGCCCGGTCCGGCTGACAAAGCGGCGGTAGCGCTCGCCTCAGCGAAACGAGCGGCGCCGAACGAAGTGCGCATCACGGTAAGCGCAGCGGGCGATGTGACGCTTGGACGCGACGAAAATTACGGCTATGCGTATTCGTTTGACGATGAAGCGAAGCGGCATGGCTTGCGCTACTTTACGAAGTATATTGAGCCGATCTTCAAAAACGATGATTTTACGACCGTCAATTTGGAAACGACGCTGACGACAGCAACGCGTAAGGCAAGCAAAACGTTTCGTTTCCGCGGCCACCCGAGTTATGCGAAAATTTTAACATACGGGGGCATTGATGCCGTGAACTTGGCAAATAATCATACATACGATTATTTGCAAAAAGGGTATGAAGATACGATCGCTAATCTCAAAAAAGAAAAGGTCGGTTATTTCGGCCGAACGCTCCGGCTGATGAAAACTGTCAAAGGCATTCAAATTGGAGCGCTCGGCTATGAAGGCTGGAGCAATACAAGCACATTGCGCAAACAAATTGCTGGTGACATTCGCGCCTTGCGGAACCAAGGAGCCGATCTCGTCCTCGTTCATTTTCACTGGGGGGTCGAACGAAGCTATGTGCCAAACAGCACCCAAAAGGCGCTCGGCCGCTTTGCCATTGACAGCGGCGCCGATTTGGTCGTCGGCCACCATCCGCACGTCGTTCAGGGGATTGAAGAGTATAAAGGCAAATTCATCGTTTACAGCCTTGGCAATTTTCTGTTTGGCGGAAACAAAAACCCGAGCGACAAAGATACGTTTGTCTTCCAGCAGACATTTTCTTTCCAAAACGGCAAGCGCACGGCAAAGAAAGAAATTCGCGTCATCCCGTTCCGTATCTCGTCAGTGACGATACGAAACAACTACCAGCCGATGCCGCTTACGGGAAAAGAAGCGAACCGCGTGAAAGGGAAAATTATTTCATTGTCGGCGAAAATGAAAAAGCCGACATGGACGGCATACGAAGTGAAGTAA
- a CDS encoding class D sortase codes for MNRRRMVRLFGAGLITAGVALVSVYGVKWKNSLEAVKPLPAKTEQQIGAIPVKAPAPLYPDRPKTGEQIGELIIPKLNASLPIYHGTDEDELEKGVGHYAGSVLPGEADNCVLAGHRDTVFRRLGEVGQGDILIVRTSAGTFTYNVRKVRIVDADDRTVIVPKPKATLTVSTCYPFRYIGSAPQRYVLIANLVNERS; via the coding sequence ATGAACCGTCGACGGATGGTGCGCCTCTTCGGAGCAGGCTTGATAACAGCCGGGGTCGCCTTAGTCAGCGTCTACGGGGTCAAGTGGAAAAACAGCCTTGAAGCAGTCAAACCGCTGCCAGCGAAAACGGAACAGCAAATAGGCGCTATACCTGTTAAGGCCCCTGCTCCGCTCTACCCGGACCGACCGAAAACAGGTGAACAAATCGGTGAACTCATCATCCCGAAGCTCAACGCCAGCTTGCCGATTTACCACGGCACAGATGAGGACGAGCTGGAAAAAGGGGTCGGCCATTACGCCGGGAGCGTCCTGCCGGGCGAAGCGGACAACTGTGTCCTCGCCGGCCATCGCGATACAGTCTTCCGCCGGCTCGGCGAAGTCGGCCAAGGCGATATCCTCATCGTCCGCACGTCTGCCGGTACGTTCACCTATAACGTGCGCAAAGTGCGCATCGTTGACGCCGATGACCGAACGGTCATCGTTCCTAAACCGAAAGCGACGCTCACTGTTTCAACGTGCTACCCGTTCCGCTACATCGGTTCTGCCCCACAGCGGTACGTGCTCATCGCCAACTTAGTCAATGAGCGCTCTTAA
- a CDS encoding processed acidic surface protein: MKKVLPFALAASVAAASWPASAFAIERNDPALAQYLDEVNLTVEELENYLDYEGDTLDDFDGVDELRSELGEPLTEENLAQLLAKYGLTEEQLRQMLIDNGEIEADDAITDAFIFSDDLKEYIEFFKDYSIPITDETLADFLNERGMTKEELMALLSRHGESVNDYGSIGELSDMVDYYESLTPLTDETLNEFLQEIGMTKPQLEKLLARNDDSLDHYTTIEELSEAVVDYLLPDLDELGLTEAELEKLYSHFESLNMEDPQFAEKMEGIGRRLEAIGAYDFASITELSPAQIAEIADVWNDLLAAFQLEAKFYLTKDGEKKPLSLSALLAMESANGYDLLVEIYSTEGGLLADVVMNEEMFASDIFDEIGEDLQDAGQAAKIEKVVKPAPPKPLKRTEAGAKLPKTASPYATHMLFGLALIAAGAFLARFRRETEAN, encoded by the coding sequence ATGAAAAAAGTTCTTCCTTTCGCTCTGGCAGCCTCTGTGGCCGCAGCTTCATGGCCGGCCTCAGCATTCGCCATTGAGCGCAACGACCCGGCTTTAGCCCAATATTTAGACGAAGTCAATCTTACCGTCGAAGAGCTGGAAAATTACTTAGACTATGAGGGGGATACGCTCGACGATTTTGACGGCGTCGACGAACTTCGCAGTGAACTTGGCGAACCGCTGACAGAAGAAAACTTGGCGCAGCTGCTCGCAAAATATGGGTTAACCGAGGAGCAACTCCGGCAAATGCTCATTGACAACGGAGAAATTGAGGCTGATGACGCGATTACGGATGCATTTATATTTTCTGATGATTTAAAAGAGTATATCGAGTTTTTCAAAGACTACTCGATCCCGATTACGGACGAAACGCTGGCTGACTTTCTAAACGAGCGCGGAATGACAAAAGAGGAGCTTATGGCTTTGCTCAGCCGACACGGTGAATCGGTGAATGATTACGGCTCCATCGGCGAGTTAAGTGATATGGTCGACTATTATGAAAGCTTAACTCCGCTCACCGATGAGACATTAAACGAATTTTTGCAAGAGATCGGCATGACGAAGCCGCAACTCGAAAAACTGTTAGCCAGAAACGACGATTCGCTTGATCACTATACGACCATCGAGGAGCTCTCGGAAGCAGTCGTCGATTACTTGCTTCCTGATTTGGACGAACTTGGCTTGACAGAAGCGGAATTAGAGAAGTTATACAGCCATTTTGAGTCGCTCAATATGGAAGACCCGCAATTTGCCGAGAAAATGGAAGGAATAGGGAGACGACTCGAGGCGATCGGCGCGTACGACTTTGCGAGCATCACGGAACTCTCGCCGGCGCAAATTGCCGAAATCGCTGATGTATGGAATGACCTCCTCGCTGCCTTTCAATTGGAAGCGAAGTTTTATTTGACAAAAGACGGTGAGAAAAAGCCGCTGAGCTTATCGGCGCTGCTAGCGATGGAATCGGCGAATGGCTATGATTTGCTTGTTGAAATTTACAGCACAGAAGGCGGACTGCTTGCTGATGTTGTCATGAATGAAGAAATGTTTGCCTCCGACATTTTCGATGAAATCGGTGAAGACCTGCAAGACGCAGGACAAGCGGCGAAAATCGAAAAAGTGGTGAAGCCGGCACCGCCGAAGCCGTTGAAGCGAACCGAAGCCGGGGCGAAACTGCCGAAAACGGCCTCCCCATATGCGACGCACATGCTGTTTGGCTTGGCCTTAATCGCTGCCGGCGCATTTCTTGCCCGCTTCCGTCGAGAAACCGAGGCGAACTAA
- a CDS encoding alkaline phosphatase family protein translates to MPKRVILLIIDSLMYPALEKAVSEGVAPAFQFFMEKGAVYPNVVTAFPTMSVTVDSSLLTGTYADIHRVPGLVWFHDEEKRLINYGSHVRELWKLGLLRALDDVVYRLNNEHLSQSIATIHEELAAKGKESASINALLYRGNTDHPLRLPALLTLFKPFRSCRKTKGTCLFTYGSFARLGPSNQNGHFWQKYGFNNRFSAQELVHLIRADRLPPFTIVYFPDMDKIVHKHGPMDTKGIAQTDKQLQAILHCYPSWEEALYDKCWIIMGDNGQAPIRADRKKALIDLRQLLRSYKIMALKCGVKEDDEIVLAVNERMAFIYTLNLHRVSLAKLAETLRQDGRIDVIAWLEKDAAHVISGVRSGKLTFRPNGVQTDEYGQRWDVQGDLGVLDLTASGGRISYGDYPDALARLYSSLTSHRGTFLIVSAAPGFEFIGEGSPTHVGGASHGALHRHDSLVPMIVARTDSAPKHLRVIDLKEWMLSLLEGETMQEIRESDV, encoded by the coding sequence ATGCCAAAACGGGTCATTCTGTTGATCATTGATTCATTAATGTATCCCGCCCTCGAGAAGGCGGTGAGCGAAGGGGTAGCTCCGGCTTTCCAGTTTTTTATGGAAAAAGGGGCGGTATATCCGAACGTAGTGACCGCCTTTCCGACGATGTCCGTCACGGTCGACAGTTCGCTTTTGACCGGAACGTATGCGGACATCCACCGGGTGCCTGGACTTGTTTGGTTTCATGACGAAGAGAAGCGGCTGATCAACTATGGAAGTCATGTGCGGGAGTTATGGAAACTTGGTCTTTTGCGGGCGCTTGATGATGTGGTCTACCGCTTGAATAACGAACATTTAAGCCAGAGCATCGCTACCATCCACGAGGAGCTGGCGGCCAAAGGGAAGGAAAGCGCCTCAATTAATGCCCTTTTGTATCGTGGAAATACGGATCATCCGCTTCGCCTGCCGGCGCTGCTTACGTTGTTCAAGCCATTTCGCAGCTGTCGGAAAACGAAAGGAACCTGTTTGTTTACATACGGATCATTTGCGCGGCTTGGCCCTTCAAACCAGAACGGCCACTTTTGGCAAAAGTATGGATTTAACAACCGTTTTTCCGCTCAAGAGCTCGTTCATCTCATCCGGGCAGACCGTTTGCCGCCTTTTACCATTGTCTATTTTCCGGATATGGACAAAATCGTCCATAAGCACGGACCAATGGATACAAAAGGAATCGCCCAAACGGACAAGCAGCTGCAAGCTATCCTGCACTGTTACCCGAGCTGGGAGGAAGCGCTTTACGACAAATGCTGGATCATCATGGGGGATAACGGGCAAGCACCGATCCGCGCCGACCGAAAGAAAGCGCTCATCGACTTGCGCCAGCTGCTTCGCTCATACAAAATTATGGCATTAAAATGCGGGGTGAAGGAAGACGATGAAATTGTGCTGGCGGTCAATGAGCGCATGGCCTTTATTTATACACTCAATTTGCACCGCGTTTCGCTGGCGAAGCTTGCCGAGACGCTGCGACAGGACGGTCGGATTGATGTCATCGCCTGGCTGGAGAAAGACGCGGCGCACGTCATTTCAGGCGTTCGGAGCGGAAAGCTCACGTTTCGGCCAAACGGGGTGCAAACGGATGAGTACGGGCAGCGATGGGATGTTCAAGGGGACCTAGGCGTGCTCGATTTGACAGCCAGCGGCGGGCGCATTTCGTACGGCGATTATCCCGACGCGTTGGCTCGGCTGTATAGTTCTTTGACGTCGCATCGCGGGACGTTTCTGATTGTCAGCGCCGCCCCGGGGTTTGAATTTATCGGTGAAGGGTCGCCGACCCATGTCGGCGGGGCGAGCCACGGCGCATTGCACCGCCACGATTCGCTCGTGCCGATGATCGTCGCCAGAACGGATTCAGCGCCGAAGCATTTGCGCGTCATCGACCTAAAAGAATGGATGTTGTCGCTGCTTGAAGGGGAAACTATGCAGGAAATCCGCGAGTCGGATGTGTGA
- a CDS encoding aldehyde dehydrogenase family protein, with protein MTIKKHYPLFINGQYVESSNGEVFETVNPATEEVIATVAKATKADVDRAVEAARTAFESGKWPKMTAAKRARLLNQIANLMRERFNDLVYAEVLNSGKTVDAAKGQIMQAIEDFEFYAAAAITLQGDTNQVPNGFFNYTVKEPVGVCGQIIPWNYPLMMAAWKIAPALAAGCTVVLKPASYTPITAYMLAEICQEAGVPDGVVNVITGSGSEIGPYMTEHPGIDKVAFTGETETGKDIMRRASGTLKRVTLELGGKSPNIVFDDCDIEAAVNGSLYGIFYNTGQSCEARSRLFVHEAIYDEFMEKFIEKASRIRVGNPFEKGVHMGAVISRSHQQVIDGYVKLAVEEGGEVLYGGKVPEGDEFAKGYWYMPTVIGNVTNDMRVAQEEIFGPVVVVMKFRDEEDVIRQANDTIFGLGSAVWTKDHGRAHRVASRIRAGIVMINSPISAFPGTPFGGYKQSGFGRELALETLNLYTETKSVVSYIGSKPLNLFGI; from the coding sequence ATGACGATCAAGAAGCATTATCCGCTGTTTATTAACGGCCAGTATGTTGAAAGCAGCAACGGTGAAGTGTTTGAAACGGTCAATCCGGCGACAGAAGAAGTGATTGCGACGGTCGCCAAGGCGACAAAAGCGGATGTGGACCGTGCTGTCGAAGCGGCGCGTACGGCATTTGAGTCGGGCAAATGGCCGAAAATGACGGCGGCAAAACGCGCGCGTTTGCTCAATCAAATCGCCAACCTCATGAGAGAGCGGTTCAACGATTTAGTGTATGCCGAAGTGCTAAATAGCGGCAAAACGGTCGATGCGGCGAAAGGGCAAATTATGCAGGCAATTGAGGATTTTGAATTTTACGCGGCCGCGGCGATTACGCTGCAGGGAGATACAAACCAAGTGCCGAACGGATTTTTCAACTATACGGTAAAAGAGCCGGTCGGCGTATGCGGCCAAATCATCCCGTGGAACTATCCGCTGATGATGGCAGCTTGGAAGATAGCTCCGGCATTGGCAGCGGGATGTACGGTCGTGTTAAAGCCGGCAAGCTACACGCCGATTACCGCTTATATGTTGGCGGAAATTTGCCAAGAGGCCGGGGTTCCCGATGGCGTCGTTAACGTGATTACAGGAAGCGGTTCCGAAATCGGCCCATATATGACCGAACATCCGGGGATTGATAAGGTGGCTTTCACCGGGGAGACAGAAACCGGCAAAGACATTATGCGGCGCGCCTCTGGGACGTTGAAACGGGTGACGCTCGAACTTGGCGGAAAATCGCCAAATATCGTGTTTGATGATTGCGATATAGAAGCGGCTGTCAACGGTTCACTTTACGGTATTTTTTACAATACAGGGCAGTCGTGTGAGGCACGCTCACGGCTGTTTGTCCACGAAGCCATTTACGACGAATTTATGGAGAAATTTATTGAAAAAGCTTCCCGCATCCGCGTCGGCAACCCGTTTGAAAAAGGGGTACATATGGGAGCGGTCATTTCGCGAAGCCATCAGCAAGTGATCGACGGCTATGTGAAGCTGGCGGTTGAGGAAGGCGGCGAAGTGCTGTACGGCGGAAAAGTTCCGGAAGGCGACGAGTTTGCGAAAGGCTACTGGTATATGCCGACGGTGATCGGAAACGTCACAAACGATATGCGCGTGGCGCAGGAAGAAATTTTCGGGCCGGTCGTCGTCGTCATGAAGTTTCGCGATGAGGAAGACGTCATCCGGCAGGCGAACGATACGATTTTCGGCTTAGGGTCGGCCGTATGGACGAAAGACCACGGAAGAGCCCATCGCGTCGCTTCGCGCATCCGGGCAGGGATTGTCATGATCAACTCGCCGATTTCCGCCTTCCCGGGCACGCCGTTTGGCGGGTACAAGCAGTCAGGATTTGGCCGTGAGCTGGCACTGGAAACGTTGAATTTGTACACCGAAACGAAGAGCGTCGTCTCTTATATCGGCAGCAAGCCGTTGAACCTGTTTGGCATTTAA